A window of Chanos chanos chromosome 15, fChaCha1.1, whole genome shotgun sequence genomic DNA:
gtgtccatgtgtgtgtacatgtaattACCCGATGGATGTCAAAGCCAATAGCCAGGTTCTCTCCTTTGCCCTCTTTGGGTGtagctcttctttctttctgctgcaAACAGATCAGAACCTCATCCTCCACCTTCCTCACATCAAACAcatactggagagagagagatagagagacagtaagggagaaagagagagagacagagagagagagagagagagagagcgagagagacagagagacaggaagagagagatagcgagacagtaagccagaaagagagagacagacagagagagagatagagagacagtaagggaaaaagagagagagacagagagagagagagagagagagagagacagagagagagagagagagacagaaacacagagagagagacagagagagggggggcagagggacagagagagaaattttgagACCCctacactcattcatacatgAATTCACAACAGTGTTACACATGgatgtacactcactcacacactacacatacacacactcactcacacacacacacacacacacgcacacacacacacgcacacacacactgcacacctgAGGGTTCTGTAGGAAGGTGGCTTTGTGGTTGATGCAGCCTCCGGCGCGGTTGCGGAGCGGGTCGTCACGGTGTACCCAAGAGCCTCtcatcacctcctcctcccagGTCTTATGGATGCTCAGGTAGGAGGTGTTGATCAGCCGACAAAGGATCAGGTCAGTGAAATACTGACAGAAATCGTCAAAGGTCATCCTGGGGGGGTGCAAGAGGGTCAGAGTGTGAGACAACTGCTTCCCAGAGTTTCACAGAGTTCAGGCATTTATTTAACCAAGGCCTCGATTAGTTTGGCCACAGGCATTATGGTCCAGTATGGACAAAAATGAACAGTCCTGCTGATTCCCACTGAAACTGTAAAACAGCTCAGTGCAGTCGACAGAAGAGTGGTTAAAGTCGGGCGACTCATGCAGACGGCTGGGATTCGTGCAGACGGCTGGGATTCGTGCGGACGGCTGGGATTCGTGCGGAGTAAACCTTTAGGCTTGTGTAGGTTCATGTTGGGCACCAGTGTGTGAGGGAAttgggaggaagacagagaagtgTAGAGTAATTCTGAGACGTGATGGAGTGACCCTCACCAGAACTCTCCGTCATCCTGCACCGTGACCCCCAgcttctccctctcactcttactcactTTTTTCCACTCTTCAGAGCTACGAACAGAATACAACATACGGATTCATCACTGAGTGAAAGCacgaagaggaaaagagagagagcgaaaacatttcacagcacTAAAAAAGCAGAGTCTAGAATATTTCTCATTAAACTCTAAATAAAAAACTTTTGTTTGAGAGGAGAGCTCTTAAATAGAGACTGATGAAACACACAGGTAAATATACAGCATCTCTtcaattcatttacatttttttcagtttcatcctGCAAGCTTTGTTGAAGTGTGTGTAGCACTGTGTTTTATTGGTGTGTTGATGTTGTTCGTCTTGAAACAAGCATGGTTATCGAAAGTCGCAGCGGAAGAGGATGTCTAAACATTCTGAAAACCTCCTTCTTTCCACCTCAGCAACTCCCAATTTTACACCCCCCTGCCTGGCCTGATATCTCAATTTCAcggcacagagagacaagaaTAGACTCTGTTATTTAGACTGAAACTGTCTCcaggggaaagggagaggaaaatgGTCAATGTACAATTAAGCTGAAGTTCTGTATTGCATTATATGCACTACAgtgaaatttgaatgttttttcaTATACGTTATAGTTCCAGTGTGAGGGTAAACTAAGGGTGAGAGGGGTTACGAGAGAGGACCtggatcttctctctctgcagtggacTGAATTCACACTGCAGTGGTCTCTCTAACCAAAGAACAGCTTCATAATTCAGCAGTCAGTCTAAGGCAAACTGGCACCAACAGGTGCTTGCTGATTGTCTGAAACAGTCACTACAGTGATAAAGATGGCCAGGCATGAGTATTCCTAAACCAGTGTATGAAACACATTAACAGAGTCCGATAGACTCTGTCCTTCTTCCCTGTCAAAATGCTATGATTTTTTTAACTACTGTACCCTTTACAGCATGTGTCCACTAAGTGCTATAAGTCCTCCAAGCCAGAAGAGGGCAGTTACCTGTCACTCCACGGTCCACTCCACTCTTTCTCACCCCAGGGGTTTCTCATGCGGATCATGTGAAGCTTCTCTGACTTGAAGAAGGCGAGCAGTCCGTGGCCCAGACGGACCTTCCTCACGTCCGTCACTGCGTAAGCGTGTCCTTTCACCAACCCGCAGTCCAGCCGTGCCTCTATGTCCTCCACTGTGGTTGCCTGGGCAAAAAtgtagtttttcattttattcaaaattcCGGAATAACGTCATCAAACTTGACAAAGCACATCAAGGCCAAGTCCCAAGCCCACTCCAGGTCATAGGTCAAAGATGACAGAAgaatggaaggatggatggatgggtggatggatggatgaaatataggatggagggaggagttttttaaatgcacacagacacacagaattaTGACgctgtaatataatataaatgtaagCATGAACTACATGTATGGTTATAAGTGCATGcttatattaaattatattatattatattatattatattatattatattatattatattatattatgtttgCATTACATgtattattacattacattactcattcatttatatgtatattatttatattacattacactgtTTAACATATACataataatatatacatacacataagacatatataatacataatacacttatttatattatatttatacatttttacattgtgtGCTTATATGATGTCTCTTACTACCTCTGGTCACTTTCTAAAACTTTTTGCactatatgtatattgtatgtatgtatgtatgtatattgtatgtatgtatgtatattgtatgtatatTCTTGCacaaattggggggggggggcacagcgGGAAAACATTTTGCTGCCATTGTCTTGACATTGTGTATGTGaccaataaaaaacaataaaaaacttGCGCTTGAACTTGACCTTGCATAGTATGATAATGCCGCTAAAAACCAGAACAGAAAACCTCCCATTGGTTCTCCATGAGCCATATGAGATGGAGATAACAGacatatattattaaaaaaacactcacttttgtttttgtaagtcCATTGATGGATACTATGGGGGGAGGGCTTTATGACtcttttttgttgctttcaTCTGAGCACTGTTTTCTTACCCTGATGGAACAGCTGATGAGTCCATCGCGGTTGTGGACCTTCAGAACTCTTTCAAACAGCTGGTTCCGGGCGACCTCATCTTGGGCAAATTGTCCCTCCAACAGGTCCACAGGCTCTGACACACCACCAGTGAAATCCACCAGAGCATCAGCTGTGTTGCCGCCATCCAGAGCTTCATAGCAACCATACACTCTGCAGAagagacacacagtcagaaagtaAGGCTTGAGCACAAAACCTACTTCAGTATTGCCTAGATCACCTATTGGCTACAAAACACGCTGGCCAAAGCGCTTACTTGGCATATGCTTTTTCAACCAGGGCACTCCAGAATTCATTGCTGTCATTGGAGTGGCAGTAGACCAGCTGGTTGTCCACCGTTGGCAGCCGGTCATCAATTACCACATCCACCCACTCACCAAAGCGCCAGAAACGGAAGTGGAAGATTCCAGCATAGGAGTCGGGCTTTTCCGGATCCCACTCCTGTTCCCTCCAGTCAGGAATAACCTACAGCAGAGCGAGAGGAAGGTGATTTAGAATGGAGTTCAGATACATGCGTCAGCACCTTCTCAAATCACGCCTTTCACGGCATGCTGTGTCAACCCCCATTTACGCAGCTGGTTTCAGATTAAAGGGTTCAAATCTGATTTATTACTGTGTCTTTTCCTGAGAGTTAAGCACGGGCACCTAGCCACGAAAATGAGCAGGACTGGTATCTGAGAAGCCCTGTCAATGGTGACTCCCCTTTAATCATAGCTGAACTCATctcctcagagacacagagaagagaagtgcTGGTCGGGTTTGTTTGGAACACTATGAAGTATGGAACAGAGCCTCTCTTCCCTTTAATTCTGAAATCCAAGATAGCAATTTACTGAATGATAACAACCGCTGTTGTGAGCAGAGGGGGTGGCTGTTGCTATGCAGGGGACTTCAGTCTGTTTCGGCTTGACTCTGTTCCTGAGAGACTGCAAAGATTAGATTCCAGGCATGGCGCTGGGGTAATTGTTCCAGTAGGAGAAGGTCTGTTACCATCGCAGAGGCACAAAACTGTGATCCTGAAAGGACGCgacactctctctccagaaaaggatgtctctctgtctctctctctccaaagacacACGCTTTTAAGAGTTCTCTGTTACCTCCCTCAGTGGCACTGAACTCCACACTCCTGGTCCCGTCTTTAAAGGGTCCAAACAGGCAGTGGGAGTGAATGTGTAATAAATgtacacacagcaaacacacatttcccCAGTGACCTGAGGGTAGGCCCTGCCTCACAGCCTCCCACATCAAAGCAGCGTCTCTGTCGCCTTGAGCAACGAGTCACCTGGACACAAACAATCTCTCTGCGACATAAGGACGCTttacagttctctgtgtgtgtgtgtgtgtgtgtgtgtgcgcgagtgagAGCAAACTGCTGAACACATATATTCAGCACAAGACCTCTCCAAAGAAGATCACAAACGATAGAAAACAGAGCTAAACCGTAGAACAGGGAGGGACCAGAATCAAAGGACATTACTGCATTTGTCCA
This region includes:
- the LOC115828640 gene encoding calpain-5-like, yielding MFSSAKAFEGQLYSALKRQCLQTGVLFEDPWFPAVDDSLFYQGNRIGRVHWKRPRELCDDPHLFVDGISAHDLHQGQLGNCWFVAACSSLASRESLWQKVIPDWREQEWDPEKPDSYAGIFHFRFWRFGEWVDVVIDDRLPTVDNQLVYCHSNDSNEFWSALVEKAYAKVYGCYEALDGGNTADALVDFTGGVSEPVDLLEGQFAQDEVARNQLFERVLKVHNRDGLISCSIRATTVEDIEARLDCGLVKGHAYAVTDVRKVRLGHGLLAFFKSEKLHMIRMRNPWGEKEWSGPWSDSSEEWKKVSKSEREKLGVTVQDDGEFWMTFDDFCQYFTDLILCRLINTSYLSIHKTWEEEVMRGSWVHRDDPLRNRAGGCINHKATFLQNPQYVFDVRKVEDEVLICLQQKERRATPKEGKGENLAIGFDIHRVELNRKYRMHTAQQKVAGSIYINSRCVFLRKELKEGRYVIIPTTFDPAQQGEFLLRVFTDVPSDCKELTLDEPPQTCWTGICGYPQLVTQVHVVSAEGLQGQDSNGASDPYVIINCEGERVRSPVHKDTRSPYFDIKGLFYRKRPKEGIHIEIYNKNMIVDTFLGQVTLFSDPNDRQECHTVHLRDKGSRQDNDLPGTLTVRLLTCTTLTNI